CGCAAGAGCGAGTCAAGCGCATCGAACAGCATCGCGTGCGGATCGTTCACCTCGGTGAGCTGGGCCGTCACCTCCGCCGCATACTGCGCCGCATACATCCGGTATAGATCGCGATGAACGTGTACGTACGACTCCTCCTGACGCCACTCCGTCAGCGTCGCCATCGCGTCTTCCTTCCCCGGCCGCTGGGAAAAAACAATGCGCCCCTGCTCGAGCAGGTCGATGCCCGTAGACGCCTTCTTCTTCGTCGAGCGCTTCACCCCCTTGGCGATCACCCGCTGCTGACCGTGCTCTCGCGTGAACACCACCAGAATCTGCGAGGTCTCGCTGTAGTCCAGGCGGCGAAGGACGATGCCGATGTCTTTCTGAAGTGGCAAGGAGGCCTCTTACTCCTGCGAAGCAGGTTCGAGCATCGTCACGCGCAAACGCCGGATCGCCCGGTCCCGCGCCTCGATCACCTCGATCCGAACGTCCGCCTCAATCAGCGACTCGCCGGGCTTCGGAATCCGCCCCAAGCGCGCCAGCACGAACCCCGCGATGGTGTCGTACGACTCATCCCCCGGAAGTTGAATGTCCATCGCCTGATTGATCTCTTCAATCCGAACGCGTGCCTCCACCTCCGCCGTACGGTCATCGATCATCCGAATCGGCTCGGGCGGCAGTTCATCGTGCTCGTCAGCGATCTCGCCGACCAGTTCTTCGAGAATATCCTCGATCGTGACCAATCCCGCCGTTCCCCCGTACTCGTCCAGGACAATGGCAATGTGAACCCGATTGGCCTGAAAGTCCTTCAAACAGCTCGCGACGTCCTTGGTCTCAGGGACAAACGTCGCCTGACGCATGACTTTCCTGATCGAGAAGTCCTCCGGCTGATCCACCGCCAGCAGGTCCTTGGTGTAGAGAATGCCGACGACGTGATCGATCGTCTCTTCAAAAACCGGCGTCCGCGAGTGGCCCGCGGCGATGATCTGCCGTCGAACCTCGTCGTAGGCCAGCCCCTGCTCGATCCCCACCATGTCCGTCCGCGGCGTCATGATCTCGCCGACCAGCGTATCATCAAGCGTCATCGCCGATCGAATGATATCCCGCTCCGCCTCATCCACCCCTCCGCTCACTTCACCGTGGGACAGCGCGTCGAGAATCTCCCGCTCCACCTCCGCCGCGTCCCCGGGAACATCCTTCGACACCCCCACCAGCCGTCGAACGATCTCCTCTACCACGCGCGCAATCCCCAGCACCGGCCACGACACCCGTCGCACCAGCTCCAGCACCGGCAGCGTCCGCGCCAAAAACCCCTCGCCCGCATAACGCGCCAACGCATTCGGAATAATGGCACCGATGAACAGAAGCCAGACCGCGGAAATCAATCCCACCTGAAGCGGCGCAACGTGCCACGGACCGGCCATGCCGATCTGCCGCCCGACAAGAATGACAAATAAAACAATGCCGAACTGTCGCACCACCAGCGTCGTGACCGCATAGGCCTGTTCGTGCGTGTCGAACAAATCCAGCCGCCCCCCCCGGTCGATCCGCCGCAGCGCCTCAATCAATCGACTCCGCGAAGCCGTGCGAACCGAAACCACCGCCGTCCCGGCGAGCAGCGTCACAAGTGTGCAGACAACGATGAGACCGGTCCACATAAAGACGATTACTTCCTCCGATTTGGCGGCGTCTGCCCACTCAGAGCAACGGGAACATCGGCATACATGACCTCGCCCGCCTCCCTGCAAACGATCGCCCCATCCGGCGCAACGATCATCGCCATGCCAATAACTCCGCCCAAAGCTCCGTCCGCTTCCGTACTCACGTCCGCCACGGCAAAGTGAGCCCCGAATCGCCTGGCCGTCGCGACCATCTTCCCCGTAAGTTCCGCTCCCCGTGCCGGCCCCTTGCCCCCCGCCGAAAGAAAGCACCCGGGACAAATCAGCAAATCCGCCTGCCCCGACGCATCACCAGACGCCCCGGCCGCTTGATAAACATCCCCCGCATTCATCAGTCCAACAGCGCCGATTGCCGTATTCCGCACGTCCACCCCCGACGCACTGGACGCGACCTGCTGCTCTGCCCCCGCATGCTCGCCCCGCCTCACCGCCACAAGATCGCCATCGTGATCCAGCAGCGCCGAGCACACCGCAAGTCGATTCCCGCTTCGCTCAACGAGGCCGAAACTGGCGAACACCCCCCACTGTCGAGCCCGATGGGCAATCGCCGCAAGCGTCGGCCCCTCAAGTCGCTCGCCGACGTCCTTATCTCCCCGCGCCCACTCCGCCACATCGCAAAACGACGGCAAAAGAATCAGGTCCGGCGCCGGATCGGCCTCCGCCGCGCCGTCAAATGCCGCCAATGCACGCTGAAGCGTCGTCGCCCGATGCCCCATCCGTACCACGAGTTGAACGACGGCGACCCTCATCGCTTGCGCTTCCTCGCGGAGGCCGTTCGCGAACTCCGCACTTTCTCACCCTGAGAAAACACTGCGCCGTGGCCCAGTTCCAAAAGAATCTCATCCTCACGTCGATGCATC
This genomic stretch from Planctomycetia bacterium harbors:
- a CDS encoding carbon-nitrogen hydrolase family protein, giving the protein MRVAVVQLVVRMGHRATTLQRALAAFDGAAEADPAPDLILLPSFCDVAEWARGDKDVGERLEGPTLAAIAHRARQWGVFASFGLVERSGNRLAVCSALLDHDGDLVAVRRGEHAGAEQQVASSASGVDVRNTAIGAVGLMNAGDVYQAAGASGDASGQADLLICPGCFLSAGGKGPARGAELTGKMVATARRFGAHFAVADVSTEADGALGGVIGMAMIVAPDGAIVCREAGEVMYADVPVALSGQTPPNRRK
- a CDS encoding HlyC/CorC family transporter, which encodes MWTGLIVVCTLVTLLAGTAVVSVRTASRSRLIEALRRIDRGGRLDLFDTHEQAYAVTTLVVRQFGIVLFVILVGRQIGMAGPWHVAPLQVGLISAVWLLFIGAIIPNALARYAGEGFLARTLPVLELVRRVSWPVLGIARVVEEIVRRLVGVSKDVPGDAAEVEREILDALSHGEVSGGVDEAERDIIRSAMTLDDTLVGEIMTPRTDMVGIEQGLAYDEVRRQIIAAGHSRTPVFEETIDHVVGILYTKDLLAVDQPEDFSIRKVMRQATFVPETKDVASCLKDFQANRVHIAIVLDEYGGTAGLVTIEDILEELVGEIADEHDELPPEPIRMIDDRTAEVEARVRIEEINQAMDIQLPGDESYDTIAGFVLARLGRIPKPGESLIEADVRIEVIEARDRAIRRLRVTMLEPASQE